The DNA sequence TGATATCGATCGTTTTATCTATTTTTCTTGCGTAGCTATGCAATCCCTGCTGCAATTAGGAAAACAACCTGATATTTTACATTTACATGATTGGCACACTTCTTTAATTGCTCTTTTATGCCAAAAAAATAACTTAGGAAAAAGTGTTTTAACCATTCATAATTTAGCACACCAAGGAATCTGCTCTATAAACACTCTTTTAGATAAAGATCTTTTAAAAGATCTTGATTTTTCTGATTCCTTGAATTTATTAGAAACAGGAATTATACACGCTGATCGCATAGCTATTGTTTCTCCTAATTACCAAAAAGAAATTCAAACTCCTGAAGGAGGATGTGGATTAGATCTAGTTTTACGAGAGTCTCAAAAAAAACTAGTCAGTATTTTAAATGGTATTGATCAAGACTATTGGAACCCGGCCAAAGATCCCTATCTTAAAAAAAATTATCTCATAAACGAGTTAGAAAATATTCTAAAAGCTAAACGGATAAACAAATATTTTTTACAAAAATATCTATCTCTTACTCAAGAAAATGTCCCTTTGGTTTCTTGTATTACTAGACTTGTTCCTCAAAAAGGTCCTGACTTAATTGAATATGGAATGATACGCACTCTAGAATTAGGAGGGCAGTTTGTTCTTCTTGGTTCGATTTCTTTGTCAAATAGCGATATAGAGGAACAATTTGTTTCCCTAAAAGAAAAATATCGAGATGACAAAAGAGTAGCTATTTTACTGATGAATGATGAACAGCTAGCTCATCTGATCTTTGCAGCCTCCGATTTATTTATTATTCCCTCTTTATTCGAACCGTGCGGTCTTACACAAATGATCTCCATGCATTATGGAACAATTCCTATTGCTAGAATGACAGGAGGTCTTGTAGATACCGTCTTTGATATTGACACTTCAGATAAGCCCTTTGAAGAACGTAATGGCTTTACTTTTGAATT is a window from the Candidatus Rhabdochlamydia porcellionis genome containing:
- a CDS encoding glycogen synthase codes for the protein MHIIHIASELALIAKVGGLADVVYGLCQETLKLGYITEVILPKYDCIDYKHLTDLKIEQKNIWMFAGSNRYNNTIWSASLSELKIFLIEADHPKYFYNRGVIYGCSDDIDRFIYFSCVAMQSLLQLGKQPDILHLHDWHTSLIALLCQKNNLGKSVLTIHNLAHQGICSINTLLDKDLLKDLDFSDSLNLLETGIIHADRIAIVSPNYQKEIQTPEGGCGLDLVLRESQKKLVSILNGIDQDYWNPAKDPYLKKNYLINELENILKAKRINKYFLQKYLSLTQENVPLVSCITRLVPQKGPDLIEYGMIRTLELGGQFVLLGSISLSNSDIEEQFVSLKEKYRDDKRVAILLMNDEQLAHLIFAASDLFIIPSLFEPCGLTQMISMHYGTIPIARMTGGLVDTVFDIDTSDKPFEERNGFTFEFPDWQGMNWALERAITCYKEHKKWQQIMKACLSYDSSWKKSAKQYIYIYEELLSLKS